One Capra hircus breed San Clemente chromosome 3, ASM170441v1, whole genome shotgun sequence genomic window, CCTCAACAGTGTGATAGtaatatttctaaaagaaaaattagaagatacaccactaaattattttaaacataaaggaTCCCCCAAACTGGCCTCCATTGACCAAGATACCTACTAGTACTGTAAAGAAGAAGCCCATTGGGTTTGAGAATGTCCATccctcagaaagaaagaaaagacccaaAAAGTCTCTTCACAGGAGGAATACTAACTCAGGTCTGAGGGAGCAGTCTTTCCATACCCTGAATTCCCAATAAATTCAGTGATGTTACCCATGTGAGTTGAAGGGCATCCTACTATAATTCTTATCAATATTTCAGTGACATATTTCACCCTTAACACTGCTTCATTCCCAGCTTCTTTCTCAAAGTCACCAAATTTTGTCCATGGTGGGCTTTGATAATTTGCCTCCCAGTCCCCCATTATCTTTAAAGGATCCCTTCAGGTCCAATACAATTTCCTTCTTAGAACAGCTACCTCGACAACTTCATGAAATGGGGTTAAACTTCCTTATGATCCTGAAGGACTTCTTTCACAAGTCTCCCATTTGTTCCCTTCACACCTGTTTCCTCTAATGGCTTCCTAAGTTTCCTGACTTCCCTAAGTTTCTCTGTCATCTTTGACCTAGTACCTATCTTATAGAGAACTTAAGGCAATTTGTTCTGAACTGAAggcagtccatgctaaaggagatcagtcctgggtgctcattggaaggactgatgttgaagctgaaactccaatactttggccacctcatgcgaagagctgactcattggaaaagactatgacgctggcagggattgggggcaggaggagaaggggacaacagaggatgagatggttggatgacatcaccgactcgatggacatgggtttgggtggactctgggagttggtgatagacatggagtcctggtgtgctgcggttcatggggtcacaaggagtcagacacgactgagtgactgaactgaagtgaactgaaggcaATTAGTAGAAAGAGTTTCTCCTCTTTGTAGACAAGGAATTCCACTATTATCTGGCATTTATGTGGTGCAGAACCCCATAATAGAGTGCTATAGTAGGTAAACACAGATCTATCCATGTCCCTCCCTAAGATTCTCCAAGATTATTTAACACCAGAGGAACTTGAAGGACTCTGCCCAATAATTCAGGGATTGCTAGataagggacagaggagcctggttggctacagtgcatgggattgcagagttggacacgactgagctcaaGCAGGCACGTGTGCCTGGTTCCTACTTCTAGCACATGCAACACTTCCTCTCTGGTTACTGAAAGGCCAAATGGAAACGGGTACTGGCTATTCCAAGACCTGTTAATATGTTTCTGTTCAAATTTAATAGACCTCTATTAGATATACTATCAAGAGGATAACAGCCAGCACACACTGAGGAACGATATAGCAGGTatccataaaaaacaaaaacaaaaaacacagtcCTCACACCAAAATTACTAGACTCATGCAGGTCACACAGGGACGCCCTCCATGTAAAAACAGTTCTTCAAGGGcacagtgcgtgtgtgtgtgtgtgtgtgtgtgtgtgtgtgtgtgtgtatgcatgtgtgcctgcttgagctcagttgtgtctgactctgcaatcccatgcactgtagccaaccaggctcctctgtccacgggattttccaggcaagaatactggagtgggttgccatttccttctccaagggatcctcccaacccagggattgaaccagcatctcacatctcttgcattggcaggcagattctttgccactagtgccatctgggaaacccacaAGAGCACAATAGATAACTGTTATTTGAAgagaattctcttgatttttttatcaaaattttaaaaaaattgatttttttaattctcttgattCTCTTGACTGcttcttcattttacttatatttttctgactctttgaattTAGGAGTAAGAGCACTGTTACTTCTAGGGAAGTAACTTTTTGAAGGGAAGAAAATTCCGTTCAAAGAACAATGAAACAAACTTCTCTGGTATATCAGATTATGAGTTCAAAAAGGAGCaatgaaaatactgaaggaaTTAAGAAAGGCCATAGATAGAATTGCAAATTACTGTAAAGAGAAACAAGCAACTATAAAGGGGAGTCAACTGAAATTAGAAAACTCATTTGCAGAGATAAAATCGGAGTTAAAGACAACAAATAGCAAACTGGAtaaagcagaagaatggataagtgctCTGAAAGGCAAAACAACAgaaatcacccaatcagaacagcaaacagaaagataaattaagaaaaatgaaagcaagcaTGAGATAATATAAAGTATCCCAATCTACACATAATAGGGATCTCAGAGGAGAAGAGAAATGGGGAACAAAAACacatttgaagaaattatggctgaaaacttcccaagcCTAAAAATGAAACATATCCAGGTACAGGAACCACTCTTCCCTTCAAAGAGTTACTTCCCTAGGAGTAACAGTGCTCTTACTCCTAaattcaaagagtcagaaaaatataagtaaaatgaagaTGCAGAGGggccaaacaagatgaacccaaacagaTCTAGACATATtacaattaaaatggcaaaaagttaaagagaggattctaaaggaagaaagaaaaagcaaagggtTAATTTCAAGGGAACTCTGGTAAGTCTATCATCTGATTTCTCTACAGAaatttgcaggccagaagggagttgAAAGATAGATTCAAAGTCCTGAAAGGGAAAAACTTGCAACCTAGGATATTCTACCCAGCAAAATTACCATTTAGAACAGGAAGAGAGATAATTTCTCAGATAAACAAAAGCTACAGAAATACTAAacctatcctaaaagaaatattgaaaggtcttctctaaatagaaaagaaacacaaatctataggaaagagaaaatcacaACAGGAAAGTAAATCACTTAAGCCaatacacagatttttaaaaataaaaaaaaagtttctgtgaAAGTGGTGACaacaaaaatgaacaacaaaatgaTAAACATGAAGATGTAAGAGAGGACACCAAAGTCATAAAATGTGTATCTTTGAGTTTTatgtcacttaaaaataaattcaagtttccacatttattttataattatctgaCATTTACTGTTTTTatcaagattatttttaatgtttaaatctaAAGCCAAGCTGGAATATTATTTGTGCAAGATTTATAAGAGATCTAGGCACTCTCATTCTACATGGCTGTCCAGTAGACTGACAACACTTCATGTACTGTTTATATTGTCTCACTGATCTGAAACAACACTATTCACATAACCTTAATCAGGTATGTTGTTGGTTCTATTTTTAGACTATGCAGCATGCTGTTATTCTTTGTCTTCAGATTTATGCTTTAATGGCACATTGTTCTAATGACTGCAGTTCTATAAACTTCATTTATagaagaaattatggctgaaaacttcccaaaccctGCACCCCTTCTGAATTTTCAtggctttttaatgtgtttgatCAGCTCAAATTAAAATTTACAATCAGCTTTTGTGAAATTTTAACTCAAAACACGTAAAATTTACAGGTGAAGTAACACAGTTgtttcggaaaaggcaatggcacccacttcagtactcttgcctggaaaatcccatggacagaggagcctggtgggctgcagtccatgcggtcgctaagagtccgacacgactgagcgacttcactttcacttttcactttcatgcattggagaaggaaatggcaacccactccagtgttcttgcctggagaatcccagggatggcagagcctggtgagctgccgtctatggggtcgcacagagtcggacatgactgaagcaacttagcagcagcagcagcagcaacacagttGTTTTGTATAAGAAATTAGTCCTTTCCTCTCAAGAAAACAGTATAcatattcatttgtataattattCATATGTGACTTTCTGAAGCATTACttaatgaaatttttctttttttcaagataTTACAAATTTGACATTCTCTTTGTCTTCTACTCAGTTGCTTCCATTTCCACTTATATTAATTATCCAACCACACTAATTCTTTCCTTTGTGAGCCAGGAATTGATATTCTATAGTagatgatttttctattttttacattaaaactttaatgataaaagaaaaagtacGTGCATAGATAAAAATAATCCAGATCAAAAAAGCACTTGTGAAAACTTTTAATATTAccagaatttaaaagaaagaaacaaaaaatctgaGTAATTAGTGACCACACATGCTTTATGTTCTCCCAAACTGAGACTAAAACAAAAGGCTGTGAAGTATTTTCTTTGTCATTATCTTCCTGTGTCTATGAAGTTCAGTACTTTTCAGTGTTTTCCTCAACATCCTTGTCGTTATCATCGTTCACTGCAGCCTAAAAATGTATAATGTGTTAGTAAACAGAAACCTTTTCAAAATCTCATTTCAAAACAAGGTTTTCCAttaacaatttattttcttttaaagagttcTTTCTTAAAGGATCATGAGAAGTTATTATGCTCATCAGAAACATCTCCTGGTTTAGGTTTGGATGGTGAGAGGATGCATAGCACAAACTTACTCATACCCATCACTAGGGTTTCCCTACAGTCCTAACCAGGCATGAGGACAATTTATAAGACATTTCAGCCACGTTTATGCTATTTAGGTGAGGGCCTTCCTTGTGAATGGCACAAAGTCTCTCCACATCTTAGAAATATTGAGAACTCCTAAGTTGATCAAGAAAACTGATATAAATAATTCCAGATGGGAGAAGACAGAACTTCTCCTCTACTGAAGACTGACTGACAGTTTAAACTCACCTGGAGACAACTGCAGCCAAATTAGGAGCTGGCAGTTGCCCATATTTCTAAGTCTGTGCATATTTGAATGCTTTAAGTTAGCAGGGATCTATATTAGGGTCTTTGGATGTAGTAGCAGCCTGAAAACTAGCAGGAAGCTTAGGAACGTGAACCAATATCTGCTTCTGAGAACATCCACCTGACAACCCTGGGAATCCCACTTAATATTGGCTCCAGAAAAAGTCCAGAAATCAGCCAGGAATCCCTCAAAACAGCAGCACAAGCCCTGGGAAAGTTGTCTATAGTCTATAAATTCTTGAAAGTATCAAGTGTCCAGACACGAACCATTTAAATCCAAGGGTTTCTAGTGAATctaaagcagtaaagaatcatgGTGCTTCTCTCTACAACTCTGCTTGAATTTTCACCCATCCCTtcctgaggttccaaggctctgTTCCACAGTCACTGCCCAGACCCAGACCAGACTCACCTCCAGCATCTCAATCCTCTTATTCATCTTTCTCAGAAAGTAGTCTCTTTCTCGTTCCTCTTCTGTCATTTGGACTCTAAATGCCTTGAAGGCTCTTTCTTGGTCCTCAAACTTTTGTTGCAATTCTTTAAGCTTTTGCTCTAAAAGCTTTTCCCTCTCAGCAGCCTTTCTTTTGGCCTGCTCTTCTGCTCCAGGAAAATTATACATAGGGAAGAAAACAACAGTCAGAGGTACAATCCCCAATTCCCAACCCGCCACTTTCTCAGTGACCATCCTTTCTTGAAAAAAGCAGATAGTCAGGTTTGAATTCACCTGTGCCCACACATCAAGGGCAGGTGTGAGAGTGTGCTAGGACAGGTGCTGACCAGCTGGCTGGACCCAAAACCAtaactggcctgtagttttcataGGTAGTAGAGTgtgttcagagaaggaaaagaagggccctgcttctggaagTTCCTCCAGAGTTCTCAGAGAAACACTGCAGgaacctccccaccccactgcaaAATGAGCTCTCCCCTCAGTACCTGCTGAGgccttttcactttctctcatttcctctgtCATTTCAGTTCTTAATCTCTGGAAGACTCTTTCTTGGTCCTCCACATTTTGCTCCAATTCTTTAACCTGTTTTTCAGCAGACTCCTTTTCCCACTCAGCAGCCTCTCTTTTGATCTGCTCTTCTACTCCTGGAAGAGTttagagaaggaaggaaacaacagtcagacctgagagctataacccCCAACCTCCAACCCTCCATATCATATCCTCAGTAACCAAACTTTCCTGAAGAAACAGGTAGACATTTCCACCTGTGCCTGTGACCAGACATCAAGGGCAGATTTGGGAACATGCTAGGGAAGGCCCTAACTGGCTGGATGCACCCACACCCACAACTCTCCTTGGTATTTTCAGATGAAGCAGGGTGTGttcacagaaggaaaagaggctCCTCATTTCGGTAAGTTCTTTCCATCAGAATCCCAGAGGGCACTGCAGgaacctccccaccccactgtgaAATGAGCTCTCCCCTGTACCTGCTGaggccttttcactttctttcatctcttctgtCATTTCAGTTCTTAATCTCTGGAAGACTCTTTCCTGGTCCTCCACATTTTGCTCCAATTCTTTAACCTGTTTTTCAAGATACTCCTTTTCCCTCTCAGCGGCCTCTCTTTTGGTCTGCTCTTCTGCTCCAGGAAGAGTttagagaaggaaggaaacaacAGTCAGACCTGAGAGCTACAACCCCCCAAATCCCAACCCTCCATATCCTCAGGGACCAAACTGTCCCAAAGAAGTAGGTAGACATGTCCACatacacctgctgctgctgctaagttgcttcagtcgtgtccaacacggtgcgaccccatagatggcagcccactgggctcctctgtccccggggttctccaggcaagaatactggagtgggttgctagttccttctccaatgcaagcatgcatgcatgcatgctaagttgctgcagtcatgtccaactctgtgtgaccctgtgggactgcagcccaccaggctcctctgtccacgggattctctaggcaagaatactggagtgggttaccatttcctccaccaCATCACATACACCTAGGAACATACTAAGAAAGGCCCTGATTGGCAGGCTGGACCTACAGCCACAACTCTGGTTATTTTCAGATGAAGCAGTGTGTGTTCACAGGAGGTGAGGAAGCTCCCTGTTTCAGGAAGTTCCTCCTGTCAGTCTCAGAGGGCGCTGCAAGAACATCCCCACCCCACTGTGAAATGAGCCCTCCCCTGTACCTGCTGAggctttctctctttcattcAACTCCTCTGTCATTTTGACTCTTAATACTTCGAAGACTTTTTCTTGGTTCTCCGATTTTTGCTGCAATTCTTTAATCTTTTGTGCAAGAGGCTTGTTTTTCCTTTCAGCTGCCTTTCTTTTGGCCTGCCCTTTTGCTCCAGGAAGATTTtagaaaggaaagagaacaacAGTCAACCCCGAGAGGTACAGCCCTCCACTCTGTTAGTGACCAAACTGTCATGAAAAAGGAGATGGACATGTCTAAATGCACCTGTGACCACACACAAGGGCAGGTTTGGAAATCTTCTAGGAAAGgccctgactgagtgactggaccaGCAACCACAATTAGCCTTGTTTTTTCAGACGAAGCGGAGTGCATTCCCAGAATGACAGCTCCCAGCTTCAGGAATTTCCTCCTGTCAGAGTCTGAGAGGGCACTGCAGgaacctccccaccccactgtgaGCTGAGCTCTCCTGTCCACCTGCTAGGTTTCCTTTCTGCATCACAAAGGAGCTCACCTTTCTTCATGTCCTGTTCCTCTAGTGTTTCCGGTAACCTCAGTGAGCGCTGGAGATCAGAAAGAGGCAAAGACATGTCAGGCAGGTCTAACCCGTGCTGAACTTCCACTGAAATATTCTGAGAAATGAACTCCTCTGAGTAACGTTCCTGTGTTGCTTCATATGTTTCATAGGCTGTATTTTACTGCTTGCAACCCTTCTGGTAACATCTACTCTTGGATAATATGtacaaattttcaaattttacacCACACTCTTCTTCCAGGAACATTCCATAAAGCACATTCCCCAAGTGAAATCACTGTAAATACTTTAGTAAATTTGTATCAATTATATTATACATTTTCAATATTTGAAATTTATGGTTTGTGAaatataactcaataaaactgtGTAAGAACTTGAAACTTGAAGTTTAACTTAAATTGTTAAAGAATCTTACTTAAAACTCAGGGCTTCCAATGAATTATAAGCAGTGAAGAGCAGTAGCGCTTCTCTCTatgactttgttttatttttcacccATCCCTTCCTGAGGGTTCAGGCTTTGTTCCAAAGTCACTGCCCAGACCCAGACCAGACATACTTCCAGCATCTGAATCCTCTCATTCATCTTTCTCAGAAGGTCGTCTCTTTTTCTCATCTCCTTTGTGAGTTTGTCTCTAAATCTCTCGAAGGTTCTTTCTTGGTCCTTCAACTTTTGCTTCAATTTTTTAACCATTTGCTCAAGAAGCTTCTTTTCTTGCATAGCAACCTCCAATTCAGACAGCATTTCTGCTCCCAGAAGATtttagaaagaagagagaagaaaacaacagtcaGCACTGAGAGCTACAAGCCCACAACCAACAACCCTTGCTTTCTGAGTAACCAAACTGTCTGGGCAAAGCAGATGGGCATGTCTAAATTCACCTGTGATCACACATAAGGGCAGGTGCGAGAATGTGCTAGAAAAGGGgatgactggttggacctctaaCCACAACTCGCCTTGTTATTTTCAGATGTAGCAGAGTGTGTTCACAGAAGGAGAGGAAGCTCTATTTCTGGAAGTTCCTCCTGTCAGAGTTATAGAGGGCACTGCAGGAACCTCCCCACCCTACCATGAGCTGAGTCCACCCTATACCTGCTGaggtcttttctctttctcttcgtttctctgtctttttgacTCTTAATTCCTCAGGGACCCTTTCTTGGTCCTCCAGCTGTTCCTGCAGCTCTTTAACCTTTTGCTCAAAaagttccttttccttctcagctGCCACTCTCTTGACACACTCTTCTGTTCCAGGAAGATGttagagagatgaggaaacaacagttagatctgAGAGTTATAACCCTTCACACaccacacccctcccccaacaaCCGTCCAATTTCTCAATGATCAAACTGTCATGAAAAAGCACATGGAAATGTCTGGATTCACCAGTGTTCACACACCAAGGGCAGGGTGGGGAATCTCCTAGGAACATCCCTGACTGGCAGGCTGGACCTACAGCTGCAACCAGCATTATTATTTTCTGATATAACAGAGTATGTTCACACAGGCCAGGAAGCTCCCTGCTTCTGGAAGTCCCTCCCATCAGACTCCTAAAGGGCACTGCAGGAACCTCCCCACCCCATTGTGTGCTGAGCCCATTCGTGTACCTGCTGAAATCTTTtgtctttgtcttgttttctCTACCATTTTGTCTACAAATTCTTCGAAGTCTTTTTTTCGGTCCTCCACCTTTTGACTTATCTCCTTATACTTTTGCTCAAGAAGCTCCTTTTCCCTCTCAGATGGCTCTCCTTCAGTGCATTCTGCTCATCCAAGAAGTTTttagagaggaaagaaaacaacagtcagCCCTGAGAGGTACCACCTCCTCTACCCACTAAACCTTCACTTTCCCAGTGACCAAACTGTTGTGAAAAAGGAGATGGTCCTGGCTGTAGTCACCTGTGACTACATATCAAGGGCAGGTTTAGAAATCTGCAGATTTGGGAATGACTGGTTGACTGGACCTAAAACCACAAGCCACCTTATTTTCAGATGAAGCAGAGCATGTTCACAGAAGTTCCAGGAGTTCATCCTGTCAGAGTTCTCGGAGGGATCTGCAGGAACCTCCCCACCCACGGTGAGCAGAGCCCTCCCCCATACCTGCTAAGGTCTTGGCTGCATCACAAAGCTCATCTGTCTTCTTGCAGCATTCCCCTAGCTCGTCCTTTATCATTCCCAAGATCTGGAGACACAGAGCGGCAGACACATCAGGCCGGTCAAACCTGAACTCCTCATTGATATATTCTGAGAAAAAAACTATTCTCAATAATATTACCTGGTTGTGTTCAACTGCCTACAAGTTTCTAAAATCCTGCCTACCTCACTaactctccagcctcctctgctAGTGTGGCTTCCACCATTCATGAAGGTTCCACTAGTCAGAAAAATGTGCAGTTTTACAAATACATAGCCTTGGTCCCCTTCATATTTTCTGTAGGCTGTTTTTCCTGCTTCTGGCTCTTCAGATAACATTCTACCATAGAGAATATGcacaaatttttcaaaatttacatcACACATCTTTTCTGGGAACATTCACTAAACCACCTTCCCTATATGAAATCACTGTACTTTTATGTGCATAAATTTGTATCAATTATACATGCACATTTAATTAAATATAGTTGTACATTTAAATCCCTGAAATTTATGGCCTGTGAATTACATTTCTATGAAACTGTTTAAATAAACTTGAATCTCTGCATCTCAGAAAAAAAGTGCTGAAATACTGTAAAACATACTAGTATCTTTATTCTTTGAGTTTCCAGGTGAAATGTAGGAGGTTTTAATATAATGTCTATAGTTCCTCACAGCTGTAGCTTCCTCAGATTCTATCTATAGCATATGAATAACAGCAATACAACTAAAAGCATAATAAAGATAAAGAAAGCTTTGGTAGAAGAAGCCCTGCAGAGGAGCTTGATTTGCTCTGAATGGGAGTAAGTGCCCAGTAAAAGTAACAATCTCAAAATAACTTGTCTTTTATAAGCATATAAGGAAATTATGCAAGTGTTTAGTCAAGGAAGACATCTGTACTGACGTTGTTTCAGAGATCAGACAGATGTCCAGAGAAAGTGCTTCAGTTTGGAATAGAATATCATAGTCTATTAGAACTCTTTCAGAGAAATCAGGATCCCCCCACTATGAATAGCACTAAATCTGTGTCAACTGTTAAGAAAAATGATGAGGTACTGTTTCAGTAACTCATCC contains:
- the LOC106501943 gene encoding golgin subfamily A member 6-like protein 6 isoform X6, producing the protein MEGNRSVSLKGARLKMTKKMRERENLLRRMNKRFEMLEILGMIKDELGECCKKTDELCDAAKTLAECTEGEPSEREKELLEQKYKEISQKVEDRKKDFEEFVDKMVEKTRQRQKISAEECVKRVAAEKEKELFEQKVKELQEQLEDQERVPEELRVKKTEKRREREKTSAEMLSELEVAMQEKKLLEQMVKKLKQKLKDQERTFERFRDKLTKEMRKRDDLLRKMNERIQMLERSLRLPETLEEQDMKKAKGQAKRKAAERKNKPLAQKIKELQQKSENQEKVFEVLRVKMTEELNEREKASAEEQIKREAAEWEKESAEKQVKELEQNVEDQERVFQRLRTEMTEEMRESEKASAEEQAKRKAAEREKLLEQKLKELQQKFEDQERAFKAFRVQMTEEERERDYFLRKMNKRIEMLEAAVNDDNDKDVEENTEKY
- the LOC106501943 gene encoding golgin subfamily A member 6-like protein 6 isoform X3, which produces MEGNRSVSLKGARLKMTKKMRERENLLRRMNKRFEMLEILGMIKDELGECCKKTDELCDAAKTLAECTEGEPSEREKELLEQKYKEISQKVEDRKKDFEEFVDKMVEKTRQRQKISAEECVKRVAAEKEKELFEQKVKELQEQLEDQERVPEELRVKKTEKRREREKTSAEMLSELEVAMQEKKLLEQMVKKLKQKLKDQERTFERFRDKLTKEMRKRDDLLRKMNERIQMLERSLRLPETLEEQDMKKAKGQAKRKAAERKNKPLAQKIKELQQKSENQEKVFEVLRVKMTEELNEREKASAGVEEQIKREAAEWEKESAEKQVKELEQNVEDQERVFQRLRTEMTEEMRESEKASAEEQAKRKAAEREKLLEQKLKELQQKFEDQERAFKAFRVQMTEEERERDYFLRKMNKRIEMLEAAVNDDNDKDVEENTEKY
- the LOC106501943 gene encoding golgin subfamily A member 6-like protein 6 isoform X2 — translated: MEGNRSVSLKGARLKMTKKMRERENLLRRMNKRFEMLEILGMIKDELGECCKKTDELCDAAKTLAECTEGEPSEREKELLEQKYKEISQKVEDRKKDFEEFVDKMVEKTRQRQKISAEECVKRVAAEKEKELFEQKVKELQEQLEDQERVPEELRVKKTEKRREREKTSAEMLSELEVAMQEKKLLEQMVKKLKQKLKDQERTFERFRDKLTKEMRKRDDLLRKMNERIQMLERSLRLPETLEEQDMKKGQAKRKAAERKNKPLAQKIKELQQKSENQEKVFEVLRVKMTEELNEREKASAEEQTKREAAEREKEYLEKQVKELEQNVEDQERVFQRLRTEMTEEMKESEKASAGVEEQIKREAAEWEKESAEKQVKELEQNVEDQERVFQRLRTEMTEEMRESEKASAEEQAKRKAAEREKLLEQKLKELQQKFEDQERAFKAFRVQMTEEERERDYFLRKMNKRIEMLEAAVNDDNDKDVEENTEKY
- the LOC106501943 gene encoding golgin subfamily A member 6-like protein 6 isoform X5 — its product is MEGNRSVSLKGARLKMTKKMRERENLLRRMNKRFEMLEILGMIKDELGECCKKTDELCDAAKTLAECTEGEPSEREKELLEQKYKEISQKVEDRKKDFEEFVDKMVEKTRQRQKISAEECVKRVAAEKEKELFEQKVKELQEQLEDQERVPEELRVKKTEKRREREKTSAEMLSELEVAMQEKKLLEQMVKKLKQKLKDQERTFERFRDKLTKEMRKRDDLLRKMNERIQMLERSLRLPETLEEQDMKKAKGQAKRKAAERKNKPLAQKIKELQQKSENQEKVFEVLRVKMTEELNEREKASAEEQTKREAAEREKEYLEKQVKELEQNVEDQERVFQRLRTEMTEEMKESEKASAEEQAKRKAAEREKLLEQKLKELQQKFEDQERAFKAFRVQMTEEERERDYFLRKMNKRIEMLEAAVNDDNDKDVEENTEKY
- the LOC106501943 gene encoding golgin subfamily A member 6-like protein 6 isoform X1, with the translated sequence MEGNRSVSLKGARLKMTKKMRERENLLRRMNKRFEMLEILGMIKDELGECCKKTDELCDAAKTLAECTEGEPSEREKELLEQKYKEISQKVEDRKKDFEEFVDKMVEKTRQRQKISAEECVKRVAAEKEKELFEQKVKELQEQLEDQERVPEELRVKKTEKRREREKTSAEMLSELEVAMQEKKLLEQMVKKLKQKLKDQERTFERFRDKLTKEMRKRDDLLRKMNERIQMLERSLRLPETLEEQDMKKAKGQAKRKAAERKNKPLAQKIKELQQKSENQEKVFEVLRVKMTEELNEREKASAEEQTKREAAEREKEYLEKQVKELEQNVEDQERVFQRLRTEMTEEMKESEKASAGVEEQIKREAAEWEKESAEKQVKELEQNVEDQERVFQRLRTEMTEEMRESEKASAEEQAKRKAAEREKLLEQKLKELQQKFEDQERAFKAFRVQMTEEERERDYFLRKMNKRIEMLEAAVNDDNDKDVEENTEKY
- the LOC106501943 gene encoding golgin subfamily A member 6-like protein 22 isoform X4 — encoded protein: MEGNRSVSLKGARLKMTKKMRERENLLRRMNKRFEMLEILGMIKDELGECCKKTDELCDAAKTLAECTEGEPSEREKELLEQKYKEISQKVEDRKKDFEEFVDKMVEKTRQRQKISAEECVKRVAAEKEKELFEQKVKELQEQLEDQERVPEELRVKKTEKRREREKTSAEMLSELEVAMQEKKLLEQMVKKLKQKLKDQERTFERFRDKLTKEMRKRDDLLRKMNERIQMLERSLRLPETLEEQDMKKGQAKRKAAERKNKPLAQKIKELQQKSENQEKVFEVLRVKMTEELNEREKASAGVEEQIKREAAEWEKESAEKQVKELEQNVEDQERVFQRLRTEMTEEMRESEKASAEEQAKRKAAEREKLLEQKLKELQQKFEDQERAFKAFRVQMTEEERERDYFLRKMNKRIEMLEAAVNDDNDKDVEENTEKY